A genomic stretch from Aedes albopictus strain Foshan chromosome 2, AalbF5, whole genome shotgun sequence includes:
- the LOC109418009 gene encoding uncharacterized protein LOC109418009, whose product MEVMEEGNLMDRIPILLQRDLQYYEANQKVLQENICPGVVGGKLDFPRSASFASVKIVVWLEDEYFAAYRKNSGLLHLSDVLQDHQGKESDEAAGCGGIVKSSDPEKFVLLVVKSVDNLLEHIHTLSQEALDHADLTVLTATIGAAALVKNSLFVWLGCVTKNVCPPKGDEKGGSLKMSYKQFSEMTEALAERLLDLHCRLLTLYIIQDADCLHWESQHPFFESERGSYTIQMWWLYMQGTKQDLWNSVPPTMAQRVFAGMLNETLTVLTVRYTQTVPSRARSMLLLVDVSNILLCVGELLPAICENGEGFVGLNITNQSKIIRDIHSKCQELFCCLLLRGVPLGVLYKITKKGVNSIAMFNQRQGLITPWTIFALPKLFPTNQNGHWATRCSELPTNTALSLELKVLLAAPQANWWLLLKVLLMREAHLSSMIFHHLIKNLPTCDNYIPSSKQPSINRESMSKKCEGFLCGMECNDIVQWSLEQKDPIGQTNYQVLMGLTYIVIMAGKTSDVNKTLISALEKSKLNDWASCLDRRQVWNQKRPPWLEAILHLIYPILNPIIHMLVSAVQTTASIYQAMSLSLSCFSEMWDCIPDCLYTVISCLTEILPAEIRPLGDSVLIQLLYMALYSKLLEASESEAEAELKEQKENKDSTTPPTPAMEGPVSTINMKPRSVICQTLAEAICFIDEDNKHTDQINSLINQARESQRSTNTLENEMEEAVGLSFASTSKIDELDAFIHPSPSVRSEEEFDVENAEYIAEMLVSDVLMTGVGKLSMKMIYQYIRKNFEWILQQLGVSDVLVNPLQPSPGQNIKENQQSLIDIMFHIGNQSFDQLLSGQLDIDYNSWFQTPMSMSAEKAWLQVSQRWEFQPTAKLSVHEALMVSFITSQLKP is encoded by the exons ATGGAGGTTATGGAAGAAGGCAATCTCATGGATAGGATTCCGATCCTTCTCCAACGAGATTTGCAGTATTACGAG GCCAACCAAAAAGTGCTGCAGGAGAACATCTGTCCCGGAGTCGTCGGCGGCAAGTTGGACTTCCCCCGGTCTGCATCCTTTGCATCGGTTAAGATAGTTGTCTGGTTGGAGGACGAGTACTTTGCTGCCTACAGGAAGAACTCGGGACTACTACATCTAAGCGATGTGCTCCAGGATCACCAGGGGAAGGAATCCGACGAAGCGGCCGGATGTGGCGGCATAGTTAAGTCTTCGGATCCGGAGAAGTTTGTACTGTTGGTGGTCAAATCGGTGGACAACCTGCTGGAACACATCCACACGCTGTCCCAGGAAGCTCTGGATCACGCTGACCTAACTGTGCTGACGGCAACTATTGGGGCCGCTGCGCTGGTCAAGAACAGCCTCTTCGTCTGGCTGGGATGCGTTACCAAGAACGTCTGTCCACCCAAGGGCGATGAGAAGGGCGGTTCTCTCAAAATGAGCTACAAACAATTCTCCGAGATGACGGAGGCTTTGGCTGAACGATTGCTCGATCTTCACTGCCGTCTGCTGACCTTGTACATCATCCAGGACGCAGATTGTCTCCACTGGGAAAGTCAACATCCGTTTTTCGAATCGGAACGTGGATCGTACACCATCCAGATGTGGTGGCTGTACATGCAAGGAACCAAACAGGACTTGTGGAACTCCGTTCCACCGACGATGGCTCAACGGGTGTTCGCCGGAATGCTCAACGAGACACTCACAGTTCTGACAGTTCGCTACACGCAGACCGTGCCAAGTCGGGCTCGGTCCATGCTCCTCCTGGTGGACGTTTCAAATATCTTGCTCTGCGTTGGTGAGCTTCTACCGGCAATCTGCGAGAACGGTGAAGGATTCGTTGGGCTCAACATCACTAACCAGAGCAAGATCATTCGAGATATTCATTCCAAGTGTCAGGAACTGTTCTGCTGTTTACTACTTCGTGGCGTACCCCTCGGGGTGCTCTACAAG ATTACCAAGAAGGGCGTCAACTCGATCGCCATGTTCAACCAGCGTCAGGGATTGATCACTCCTTGGACGATCTTCGCCCTACCTAAGCTATTCCCTACGAATCAAAACGGTCACTGGGCAACTCGCTGTTCAGAGCTGCCGACCAATACGGCACTGTCATTGGAATTGAAGGTCCTGCTGGCAGCTCCCCAAGCGAATTGGTGGCTTCTGTTGAAAGTTCTCCTGATGCGAGAAGCGCACCTCTCCTCGATGATCTTCCATCACTTGATCAAGAACTTGCCGACGTGCGACAACTACATTCCAAGCTCAAAACAACCGTCGATCAACCGCGAGAGTATGTCCAAGAAGTGCGAAGGCTTTCTTTGCGGTATGGAATGCAACGACATCGTCCAGTGGTCATTGGAGCAAAAGG ACCCGATCGGGCAAACCAACTATCAAGTGCTGATGGGCCTGACGTACATCGTTATCATGGCTGGCAAGACCTCAGACGTCAACAAAACGCTGATCTCTGCCCTGGAGAAAAGCAAGCTAAACGACTGGGCTTCCTGCCTGGACAGACGCCAAGTCTGGAACCAGAAGCGTCCCCCGTGGCTGGAGGCCATCCTGCATCTGATCTACCCCATCTTGAACCCCATCATTCACATGTTGGTCTCGGCGGTCCAAACCACCGCAAGCATCTACCAAGCCATGTCCCTTTCCCTGTCCTGCTTCTCGGAAATGTGGGACTGCATTCCGGACTGTCTCTACACGGTCATCAGCTGCTTGACGGAGATTCTGCCAGCCGAGATCAGACCTCTGGGTGATTCGGTTCTCATACAGCTTCTCTACATGGCCCTCTACTCCAAGTTGCTGGAGGCGTCCGAGAGCGAAGCCGAAGcggagctaaaagaacaaaaggaGAACAAAGATTCCACCACTCCACCGACTCCAGCCATGGAAGGCCCGGTATCGACGATCAACATGAAGCCACGATCGGTCATATGTCAAACGCTGGCCGAGGCGATCTGCTTCATCGACGAAGACAACAAACACACCGATCAGATCAACTCGCTGATCAACCAGGCTCGCGAGAGTCAACGGTCCACCAACACGCTGGAAAACGAGATGGAGGAGGCCGTTGGACTGAGCTTCGCGAGCACTTCGAAGATTGACGAACTGGACGCGTTCATTCATCCTTCGCCGAGCGTTCGCTCTGAGGAGGAGTTCGACGTGGAGAACGCTGAGTACATAGCTGAAATGCTGGTCAGTGACGTTCTGATGACCGGCGTGGGTAAGCTTAGCATGAAG ATGATCTACCAATACATTCGGAAGAACTTCGAGTGGATTCTGCAGCAACTGGGAGTCAGCGACGTCCTGGTTAACCCGTTGCAGCCCAGTCCGGGGCAGAACATCAAGGAAAACCAGCAGAGCCTGATCGACATCATGTTCCACATCGGCAACCAGTCGTTCGATCAACTGCTGAGCGGCCAGCTGGATATCGACTACAACAGTTGGTTTCAGACACCGATGTCGATGAGCGCGGAGAAGGCCTGGCTGCAGGTTTCCCAGCGGTGGGAGTTTCAACCGACGGCAAAGCTTTCGGTCCACGAAGCGCTCATGGTGTCGTTCATTACATCGCAGCTGAAGCCTTGA